One window from the genome of Actinomycetota bacterium encodes:
- a CDS encoding YggT family protein, which yields MANILCPLLQLYLVALFGRIILSWFPISPDSAIASIYGFLYTITEPVLAPVRRVIPPIGGGGMAFDLSPIIVLIVLQVLLAPLHCAGFLFG from the coding sequence GTGGCCAACATCCTCTGTCCCCTGCTCCAGCTCTATCTCGTCGCGCTCTTCGGGCGCATCATCCTGAGCTGGTTCCCGATCTCGCCCGACAGCGCCATCGCGTCGATCTACGGCTTCCTGTACACGATCACCGAGCCGGTGCTGGCCCCGGTGCGACGGGTGATCCCGCCGATCGGGGGTGGGGGGATGGCCTTCGACCTCTCGCCGATCATCGTGCTCATCGTCCTCCAGGTGCTTCTCGCCCCGCTCCACTGCGCCGGGTTCCTGTTCGGCTGA
- a CDS encoding YggU family protein: MVDDLFVISGESEGGGDGAEPAEATVVLHVHVQPGAGRTAVVGRHGNALKVRVAAPPQAGRANDASAALLAETFGVGAAQVELVGGASSREKRFRISGIELDGFRRRLEQVVEEGKAGPGPEVRQGMR, translated from the coding sequence ATGGTCGACGACCTGTTTGTCATATCGGGCGAGAGTGAAGGTGGCGGGGACGGCGCCGAGCCGGCCGAGGCGACGGTGGTGCTGCACGTCCACGTACAGCCCGGCGCGGGGCGCACCGCGGTGGTGGGCCGGCACGGCAACGCGCTCAAAGTTCGGGTCGCGGCGCCCCCGCAGGCGGGTCGCGCGAACGACGCGAGCGCCGCGCTGCTGGCGGAGACGTTCGGCGTGGGGGCCGCCCAGGTCGAGCTCGTCGGCGGCGCATCGAGCCGGGAGAAGCGCTTCCGCATCAGCGGGATCGAGCTCGACGGCTTCCGGCGACGGCTGGAGCAGGTGGTCGAGGAGGGGAAGGCGGGACCCGGTCCCGAGGTTCGCCAAGGCATGCGCTGA
- a CDS encoding DivIVA domain-containing protein produces the protein MELTPQRLREVEFKERWRGYDPEEVDDLLERVAAGLEDFENRVRQATERAVRAEQRASEGSDTDETLRRTLVLAQRTADAAIADAEERAKQLVADAEHQAATMVSDAETEARRVTEESETRLRENVSSLESARSTLQRDVDTIGRYLADERERIRTTLHALIQRIDGDLQPDGPVPAASEVEVPEPAPAVDEAPPDEADEDDRAEARPDDEHEPAAIDLAGAERAPDPEGDATQAHDVLADESTDEGAAAGTAGTTSTAGPASAAVADHDLVLSGPGRDIDTDDDAFFAQLRGALDDDEPLGPRDDEPVRNHVGASGPALFDQEGAEEGRLGPFLRRKRRDN, from the coding sequence ATGGAGCTGACACCCCAGCGGTTGCGCGAGGTCGAGTTCAAGGAGCGCTGGCGGGGATACGACCCGGAAGAGGTCGACGACCTCCTCGAGCGGGTCGCGGCGGGGCTCGAGGACTTCGAGAACCGCGTCCGCCAGGCCACCGAGCGCGCGGTGCGTGCCGAGCAACGGGCGAGTGAGGGCAGCGACACCGACGAGACGTTGCGCCGCACGCTCGTGCTCGCCCAGCGCACCGCGGACGCTGCCATCGCCGACGCCGAGGAGCGCGCCAAGCAGTTGGTGGCCGACGCCGAGCATCAAGCCGCCACCATGGTGAGCGACGCCGAGACGGAGGCCCGGCGCGTCACCGAGGAGAGCGAGACGCGCCTGCGCGAGAACGTGAGCAGCCTCGAGTCCGCCCGCTCGACGCTCCAGCGCGACGTCGACACCATCGGCCGGTACCTCGCCGACGAGCGGGAGCGGATCCGCACCACGCTGCACGCGCTCATCCAGCGCATCGACGGCGACCTGCAGCCCGACGGGCCGGTGCCGGCGGCCAGCGAGGTCGAGGTGCCCGAGCCGGCACCCGCCGTCGACGAGGCCCCGCCCGACGAGGCGGACGAGGACGACCGAGCCGAGGCGCGGCCGGACGACGAGCACGAACCGGCGGCCATCGACCTGGCCGGGGCCGAGCGCGCCCCCGACCCCGAGGGCGACGCCACGCAGGCGCACGACGTGCTCGCGGACGAGAGCACCGACGAAGGCGCCGCCGCGGGGACCGCCGGCACGACGTCCACCGCCGGACCCGCGAGCGCGGCCGTCGCCGACCACGATCTGGTGCTGTCGGGCCCGGGCCGCGACATCGACACCGACGACGATGCGTTCTTCGCCCAGCTACGCGGTGCGCTCGACGACGACGAGCCGCTCGGGCCGCGCGACGACGAGCCGGTGCGGAATCACGTGGGCGCCTCGGGCCCCGCGCTGTTCGATCAGGAGGGCGCGGAAGAGGGCCGGCTCGGCCCGTTCCTGCGCCGCAAGCGCCGCGACAACTGA
- the lspA gene encoding signal peptidase II yields the protein MRAVRPAHRPSPAGGAAVRLAVRRVQERRAVAPVGPPGGGDNPVRRRSGLVAVVAVIVIVLDQLTKWWALRTLDDRTIHLVGSLRLALTFNKAGAFGLGSSFVPVLALVAVGVVLVVVVRGETNTRFAVAIALGLVLGGAFGNLGDRLFRGPGMLRGAVIDFIDLRWWPVFNLADSAITCGCILLVLTAGRRRAEP from the coding sequence GTGCGAGCAGTGCGGCCAGCCCATCGTCCGAGCCCGGCTGGAGGCGCTGCCGTACGCCTCGCTGTGCGTCGCGTGCAAGAGCGGCGGGCTGTCGCGCCGGTAGGCCCGCCCGGCGGCGGCGACAACCCGGTGCGGCGGCGCTCTGGGCTCGTCGCCGTGGTGGCCGTGATCGTGATCGTCCTCGATCAGCTCACCAAGTGGTGGGCGCTACGGACGCTCGACGACCGCACCATCCACCTGGTCGGGTCGCTGCGGCTCGCGCTCACCTTCAACAAGGCCGGCGCGTTCGGGCTCGGCTCCAGCTTCGTGCCCGTCCTGGCCCTCGTCGCGGTCGGCGTGGTCCTGGTCGTCGTCGTGCGGGGCGAGACCAACACGCGGTTCGCGGTCGCGATCGCGTTGGGCCTGGTGCTCGGCGGCGCGTTCGGCAACCTCGGCGACCGCCTCTTCCGTGGCCCGGGGATGTTGCGCGGCGCGGTCATCGACTTCATCGACCTGCGGTGGTGGCCGGTCTTCAACCTCGCGGACTCGGCCATCACCTGCGGGTGCATCCTGCTGGTGCTGACCGCGGGGCGGCGTCGGGCCGAACCTTGA
- a CDS encoding isoleucine--tRNA ligase codes for MRAYCRAVPFGPVDPQVDLVALEQQMLAHWREIGLFDQVKNLRKGSPPWVFYEGPPTANGSPGLHHVWARVFKDLYPRFQTMRGRHVPRKGGWDCHGLPVELEIEKELGFHHKDDIEAYGIAKFNDRCRESVQRYVGDFAEITQRAAVWIDTKDAYWTLSNDYIESVWWLVRRLWDQGLLDEGRRVVPYCGRCGTALSSHEVALGYREVTDPSVYVRFPLVDDDADLLVWTTTPWTLISNVAAAVGADIAYVRVRDARGGRDLIMAAARAGDDVEVVARLTGRDLVGRHYARPFDYLPLDDTGGRVVAADFVSTDDGSGIVHLAPAFGADDMETARVEGLPVLNPVGPDGTFDATVAPYRGRFVKDADEDIIADLDRRGLLVRRQPYVHSYPHCWRCGTPLIYWAKTAWFVRTTARQADLVGQNEIINWYPEHIRHGRFGDWLAKNVDWAVSRDRYWGTPLPIWRCVEGHDTCVGSVAELGELAGRDLGDLDLHRPFVDDVTFRCPQADCSARATRLTPVLDAWFDSGSMPSAQHHYPFADRRAFEEAFPADFICEAIDQTRGWFYTLLAVNTLVFGETPYRNVVCLGHIVDGDGQKMSKSRGNVIDPWHIFESFGADSLRWYFFASGSPWTSRRVSEEGIREAARKTLLTLWNVFSFFATYADLDGWSPTGESPRPTHALDRWVLDRLDVTIAAVTEALDDFDALTGATHLATFVDDLSNWYVRRSRPRFWKASDAVAHATLHHCLVVTAQLLAPFCPFLADALYTALTGETSVHLSDWPEAGRDVDRTLASEMDVGRRLVGLGRAARTEARVRVRQPLRRALLLHPGAELSDDVRREVADELNVKVLEDVESLAGLMSWTVVPNFKALGPRLGPRVNQVKQALAAAAGSELKQALDEQGFIEVAGERLGPDDVEVRAREHEDFALAQEGAWAVAIDLDLDDALRLEGTARELVRALNDLRRVVGLALSDRIELCLDVSSAPRSAAAVDAHRDWIKGEVLAVSLETASLGPAASHRHPIDIDGERVVVELHRS; via the coding sequence ATGCGCGCGTACTGTAGGGCGGTGCCGTTCGGTCCGGTGGACCCTCAAGTCGACCTCGTCGCGCTCGAGCAGCAGATGCTCGCGCACTGGCGCGAGATCGGGCTCTTCGACCAGGTGAAGAACCTGCGCAAGGGCTCGCCTCCGTGGGTCTTCTACGAGGGCCCGCCGACGGCCAATGGGAGCCCGGGCCTGCACCACGTGTGGGCCCGTGTGTTCAAGGACCTCTACCCGCGTTTCCAGACCATGCGCGGGCGCCACGTTCCCCGCAAGGGGGGCTGGGACTGCCACGGCCTCCCGGTCGAGCTCGAGATCGAGAAGGAGCTGGGCTTCCACCACAAGGACGACATCGAGGCCTACGGCATCGCCAAGTTCAACGACCGCTGTCGCGAGTCGGTGCAGCGCTACGTCGGGGACTTCGCCGAGATCACCCAACGGGCGGCCGTGTGGATCGACACCAAGGACGCGTACTGGACCCTGAGCAACGACTACATCGAGTCGGTCTGGTGGCTGGTGCGCCGGCTGTGGGACCAGGGCTTGCTCGACGAGGGTCGCCGTGTCGTCCCCTACTGCGGGCGCTGCGGCACGGCGCTGTCGTCCCACGAGGTGGCGCTCGGCTACCGCGAGGTCACCGACCCGTCCGTGTACGTGCGCTTCCCACTCGTCGACGACGACGCGGACCTGCTCGTGTGGACAACCACGCCCTGGACGCTCATCTCCAACGTCGCGGCCGCGGTCGGAGCCGACATCGCGTACGTGCGCGTGCGCGACGCGCGCGGGGGCCGCGACCTGATCATGGCGGCGGCGCGCGCGGGTGACGACGTCGAGGTCGTCGCGCGCCTCACGGGCCGCGACCTCGTCGGCCGCCACTACGCGCGTCCCTTCGACTACCTCCCCCTCGACGACACCGGCGGTCGCGTCGTCGCCGCCGATTTCGTGAGCACCGACGACGGCTCCGGCATCGTGCACCTGGCGCCTGCGTTCGGCGCCGACGACATGGAGACGGCACGCGTCGAGGGCCTGCCCGTGCTCAACCCGGTGGGCCCCGACGGCACATTCGACGCCACCGTCGCGCCCTACCGGGGCCGCTTCGTGAAGGACGCGGACGAGGACATCATCGCCGACCTCGACCGGCGCGGCCTGCTCGTGCGCCGGCAGCCGTACGTGCACTCGTACCCGCACTGCTGGCGCTGCGGCACTCCCCTCATCTACTGGGCCAAGACCGCGTGGTTCGTGCGCACGACCGCCCGCCAGGCCGACCTGGTCGGCCAGAACGAGATCATCAACTGGTACCCCGAGCACATCCGCCACGGCCGCTTCGGCGACTGGCTCGCGAAGAACGTCGACTGGGCCGTCTCGCGCGACCGCTATTGGGGCACCCCGCTCCCGATCTGGCGCTGCGTCGAGGGGCACGACACGTGTGTGGGCTCGGTCGCCGAGCTGGGCGAGCTCGCCGGGCGCGACCTCGGTGACCTCGACCTGCACCGCCCGTTCGTCGACGACGTCACGTTCCGGTGTCCCCAGGCCGACTGCTCGGCGCGTGCCACGCGGTTGACGCCGGTGCTCGACGCTTGGTTCGACTCGGGCTCGATGCCCTCGGCCCAGCACCACTACCCGTTCGCCGACCGCCGCGCCTTCGAGGAGGCGTTCCCCGCCGACTTCATCTGCGAGGCCATCGATCAGACGCGGGGGTGGTTCTACACCCTCCTCGCGGTCAACACCCTCGTCTTCGGCGAGACGCCGTACCGCAACGTCGTCTGCCTCGGTCACATCGTCGACGGCGACGGCCAGAAGATGTCGAAGTCGCGCGGGAACGTCATCGACCCGTGGCACATCTTCGAGAGCTTCGGCGCCGACTCACTGCGCTGGTACTTCTTCGCCTCGGGCTCGCCCTGGACCAGTCGCCGCGTCTCCGAAGAGGGCATCCGCGAGGCGGCGCGCAAGACGTTGCTCACGCTGTGGAACGTCTTCTCGTTCTTCGCCACGTACGCAGACCTCGATGGCTGGTCACCCACCGGCGAGTCGCCCCGGCCGACGCACGCGCTCGACCGCTGGGTGCTCGACCGGCTCGACGTCACCATCGCCGCCGTCACGGAGGCCCTCGACGACTTCGACGCGCTCACCGGCGCCACCCACCTCGCCACCTTCGTGGACGACCTGTCCAACTGGTACGTGCGCCGGTCGCGACCGCGGTTCTGGAAGGCGTCGGACGCCGTCGCGCACGCCACGCTGCACCACTGCCTCGTCGTGACCGCTCAGCTGCTCGCGCCGTTCTGCCCCTTCCTCGCCGACGCGCTCTACACCGCGCTCACCGGCGAGACGTCCGTTCACCTGAGCGACTGGCCGGAGGCGGGACGCGACGTCGACCGGACACTCGCGAGCGAGATGGACGTGGGCCGGCGCCTGGTCGGCCTCGGGCGCGCCGCCCGCACCGAGGCCCGCGTGCGCGTGCGTCAGCCCCTGCGCCGCGCCCTCCTGCTGCATCCGGGCGCCGAGCTGTCCGACGATGTGCGCCGCGAGGTGGCCGACGAGCTGAACGTGAAGGTGCTCGAGGACGTGGAGTCGCTGGCCGGCCTCATGTCGTGGACCGTGGTGCCGAACTTCAAGGCCCTGGGCCCCCGTCTCGGCCCGCGGGTCAACCAGGTCAAGCAGGCGCTGGCCGCGGCCGCGGGCTCCGAGCTGAAGCAGGCGCTCGACGAGCAGGGCTTCATCGAGGTCGCGGGCGAGCGCCTCGGCCCCGACGACGTCGAGGTGCGGGCGCGTGAGCACGAGGACTTCGCCCTCGCCCAGGAGGGGGCGTGGGCGGTGGCCATCGACCTCGACCTCGACGACGCCCTCCGACTCGAGGGCACCGCCCGCGAGCTCGTGCGGGCGCTCAACGACCTGCGCCGCGTCGTCGGGCTCGCGCTCTCGGACCGCATCGAGCTGTGTCTCGACGTGTCCTCCGCGCCCCGTTCGGCGGCTGCCGTCGACGCGCACCGCGACTGGATCAAGGGCGAGGTGCTCGCCGTCTCACTGGAGACGGCGAGCCTCGGCCCGGCTGCGTCACACCGCCACCCGATCGACATCGACGGCGAGCGCGTCGTCGTCGAGCTCCACCGCAGTTAG